The archaeon BMS3Bbin15 genome has a segment encoding these proteins:
- a CDS encoding putative transcriptional regulator yields the protein MKVGILTYRQAEIFKYHTLGYSQEEISKLLGISQPRVSAALKEAKKKIENARETLKFLEELNYLNEMKSKGFKGDLILR from the coding sequence ATGAAAGTTGGCATATTAACTTACAGACAGGCTGAAATTTTTAAATATCACACTCTTGGCTATTCTCAGGAGGAAATTTCAAAACTACTTGGTATATCTCAGCCAAGAGTCAGTGCTGCTCTGAAAGAAGCAAAGAAAAAAATAGAAAATGCCAGGGAGACTCTGAAATTTCTGGAAGAGCTCAATTATCTGAATGAAATGAAAAGTAAAGGATTCAAGGGAGATTTAATCCTCAGATAA